Part of the Gramella sp. Hel_I_59 genome, AGCTATGCAACTGCTACTTGAAAAAGATCTCAAACCTAAAGATATCGTATCAGTCAAATCTCTGGAGAATGCCATTAGATTATTGACCGTACTTGGTGGTTCTACCAATGCTGTGCTGCATTTTCTGGCGATCGCTAAAGCTGCGGAAATCAATTTCGGATTAAAGGATTTTGAAAGAATTTGTGAAGAAACTCCGTTTCTGGCAGACCTCAAGCCTAGTGGTAAATATCTAATGGAAGATATACACAGGATTGGTGGGATTCCGGCCGTTATGAAATACATGCTGGAGAAAGGACTGCTCCACGGCGATTGCATGACGGTTACCGGCAAAACTATAGCAGAAAATCTTCAAGAGGTAGAACCTATGCCATTTGATCAGGATGTGATCCACCCGGTAGAAAAACCTATCAAAGCAACCGGGCATATTAGAATACTTTACGGGAATCTCGCTCAGGAAGGTTCAGTAGCAAAAATAACAGGTAAAGAAGGTTTGAAATTCCACGGTAAAGCGAAAGTTTTCAATGGTGAATATGATGCCAATGAAGGTATTTCATCTGGAAAGGTGAAAAAAGGTGATGTAGTCGTCATTAGATATGAAGGTCCTAAAGGGGGTCCTGGAATGCCTGAAATGCTAAAACCTACTTCAGCAATTATGGGAGCTGGTCTTGGTAAGGATGTGGCTTTGATCACTGATGGTAGATTTTCTGGAGGAACTCATGGATTCGTAGTGGGACATATTACTCCGGAAGCACAACAGGGCGGACTGATTGGATTGCTGAAGGATGGCGATGAAATAAGTATCAATGCCGAAACCAATAAGATCGAAGCTCATTTGAGTGAAGAGGAAATAAGTGAAAGAAGAGCCGTATGGAAAGCGCCCGCTTTCAAGGCAAAAGGAGGCGTACTTTATAAATACGCAAAAACAGTAGCATCAGCATCAGAAGGATGCGTGACAGATGAATTTTAATTAGGTGAAATATGGAGGTTAAAACAGCAAGTTTCGAAAAGCAAAGCACGAAAAAAAGCCTGACCGTATCAGGAGCAGAGGCGGTGATCAAATGTTTGCTCGAAGAAGGTGTAGATACTATTTACGGATATCCAGGAGGGGCGATCATGCCTGTATATGATGAACTGTATAAATATCAGAAAGAAATTCACCATGTGCTCACCAGGCACGAACAGGGAGCAACGCATGCTGCCCAGGGTTATGCCAGAGTTTCAGGAAAAGTAGGGGTCGCTGTGGCAACTTCCGGTCCTGGAGCTACCAATCTTGTAACCGGGATTGCAGATGCGCAAATCGATTCCACTCCAATGGTTTGTATCACTGGCCAGGTTGGGTCTCATCTTCTGGGTTCAGATGCTTTCCAGGAAACCGATATTGTAGGTATTTCTACACCGGTAACTAAATGGAACTACCAGATCACCAATGCTGAAGAGATTCCGGAAGTAATGGCGAAAGCTTTTTATATCGCCAGGTCAGGAAGGCCAGGACCGGTACTAATCGATATTACCAAGGATGCCCAGTTTGCCTCGTTAGAATTCAGTTATAAAAAATGTTCTGGAATAAGAAGTTATCAGGCGATCCCGGAATTAAATCTTCTGGAAGTACAACGCGCTGCAGAAGTGATCAATAATGCTAAAAAACCAATGATCGTTTGGGGACAGGGAGTGATCCTGGGAGGAGCTGAAGATCTATTCAAACAGGTTGTAGAAAAATCTGGAATTCCTGCTGCATGGACGATTCTGGGACTTTCGGCATTACCAACAGATCACCCATTGAACGTAGGAATGGTGGGCATGCATGGAAACTACGCACCAAATATGCTAACCAATGAATGCGATGTTTTAATTGCAATTGGGATGAGGTTTGATGACCGGGTTACGGGAAATCTTGAAAAATACGCAAAACAGGCGAAGATCATTCATTTCGAGATAGACCCGGCTGAAATTAATAAAAATGTACACGCAGATTACCCGGTTCTGGGGGATGTAAAAGAAAGTCTGAAGGCATTACTTGAATTACTGGAGCCATATTCACATAAAGAATGGCACCAGAAGTTTAAGGATATGTATAAAACTGAATATGAGAAAGTGATTCAGGGAAATTTAGACATAAACAAGAAAGATTTGGGAATGGCTGAGGTCATTCAGGAAGTAAATATTCAATCTAAAGGAGATGCGATCATTGTTTCAGATGTTGGTCAGCACCAGATGGCAGCCTGCCGTTATGCCAAATTCAATCAGTCGAGAAGTAATGTGACTTCCGGGGGATTAGGAACTATGGGATTCGCGTTACCAGCAGCCATCGGGGCAAAAATGGCAAGACCAGAAAGAGATGTTGTCGCGGTGATAGGTGATGGCGGTTACCAGATGACCATTCAGGAATTAGGAACCATTTTTCAGACCAAAGTTCCAGTCAAGATCGTGCTTTTAAATAACGGATTCCTGGGAATGGTAAGACAATGGCAGCAAATGTTCTTTGATAGACGTTATGCTTCTACAACCATGGTGAATCCGGATTTTATAACGATCGCCAAAGGTTATCACATTAAAGCAAACCAGGTGACCGAAAGGAGTCAGCTTGTGTCGGCAGTAAAAGAAATGATGCAAAGTGATGAAGCCTATTTCCTTGAAGTAAAAGTTGAACAGGAAGAAAATGTGTTCCCAATGATCCCAACCGGAGCATCAGTTTCAGAAATATTATTAGAGTAATGGAAAAACAGAACTATACAGTTTCGATTTATACCGAAAATAATCTTGGTCTACTTTCAAGGATCGCGGCTATCTTTTTAAAAAGGCATATCAATATTGAAAGTATTACGGCTTCCCCCAGTGAGGTGACTGAAGTGATGCGCTTTATTATTATTGTAAAGGTTTCCGAAGAACAGATCAAGAAGATCGTAGGACAGATCGAAAAGCAGATCGAGGTGATCAAGGCTTTTTATCATATCGATGCTGAAACGATCTTTCAGGAAACAGCTTTGTATAAGATCAAATCTGAAGATTTTCTGGATGACCATAATATTCAGGATTTTATTAAAGAGACCAATGCGCGAATTGTGACCGTAACCAGGCAGTTTTTTGTGATCGAAAAGACCGGAAAACGCACTGAAGTCGATCAGCTTTATGAAAAACTAAAACCCTACGGACTCATGCAATTCGTAAGGTCTGGAACCATCGCGGTCACCAAGAACGAAATGCCAATATCAGGAATACTAGAAAAATTTAATACCACAAACTCATTATCATGACCAACTATTTTAACAGCCTGTCCAAAGCTGAAAAACTCGATCAATTAGGTACCTGTAGATTTATGGAACTGGACGAATTCAGTAAAGAAGCAGATGCTTTGAAAGATAAGAAAATAGTCATTGTAGGCTGCGGTGCGCAGGGTCTCAATCAGGGACTTAATATGCGCGACAGCGGTCTGGATATTTCATATGCACTTAGAGAAAGCGCGATCAGGGAAAAACGTCAATCCTGGAAAAATGCTTCAGAAAATGATTTCACCGTTGGAACTTATGAAGAGTTGATCCCGGATGCAGACCTGGTTATTAACCTTACTCCAGACAAGCAGCATACCTCGGTGATTAAGGCCATCCAGCCACACTTAAAACAAGGAGCCGTTTTATCCTATTCTCACGGCTTCAATATCGTAGAAGAAGGAATGAAGATTCGGGAGGATGTTACCGTAATTATGGTCGCTCCAAAATGTCCCGGGTCTGAAGTTAGAGAGGAATACAAACGTGGTTTTGGAGTACCTACATTAATCGCAGTTCATCCTGAAAATGATCCGAAAGGCTTGGGACTGGAATGGGCGAAAGCCTATGCGTATGCCACGGGAGGTCATCGTGCCGGAGTACTGGAATCTTCTTTTGTTGCTGAAGTAAAATCTGATCTTATGGGTGAGCAAACTATCCTTTGTGGTGTTTTACAAACCGGATCCATTCTAACTTTTGACAAAATGGTTTCTGAAGGTCTGGATAAGAACTATGCAGCAAAATTAATTCAGTATGGTTGGGAAACGATTACGGAAGCTTTGAAGCACGGCGGAATCACCCAGATGATGGACAGACTTTCTGATCCTGCAAAGATGAGAGCTTATGAAATTTCAGAAGAGCTAAAGGAAAAAATGCGACCGTTATTTCAGAAGCATATGGATGATATTATTTCCGGAGAGTTTAGTAGCAGGATGATGCGGGACTGGGCGAAAGATGATACCGAGTTGCATACCTGGAGAGCTGAAACTGAGAATACAGCTTTTGAGAAAACTGAAGCAACTTCAGAAGAGATTACAGAACAGGAGTATTTTGATAAGGGAGTTCTACTGGTTGCCTTTGTGAAATCTGGGGTGGAACTAGCCTTTGAAACTATGGTAGATGCCGGGATTATCGAGGAGTCAGCTTATTATGAATCCTTGCATGAAACTCCCCTTATCGCGAATACCATCGCCAGGAAAAAACTTTACGAGATGAACCGTGTAATTTCAGATACGGCGGAATATGGATGCTATTTGTTCGATCACGCAGCCAAACCATTGATCAAGGACTATGTGAATTCTCTGGAACCTGAAGTTGCCGGAAGAAAATTTGCTTCAGAAGACATAGGTGTGAATAATGAGAAATTGTCAAAAGTAAATGAAGAGATCAAAGAACATCCCGTAGAGAAAGTAGGCGCAACTTTACGATCTGCGATGACTGCAATGAAGAAAATATACGCTTAATGGAAACTCTGCTGGAAAAAGATACGATTTACAAACCTAGTCTTGAAGCGGTTAAAGAGGCTTCGGAAAGGATCTCAAAGGTGGTGCTGAAAACTCCTTTAGCTGAATCTTTTACCTATAGCAAGCGCTTTGATGCAAAGGTAATGCTGAAGCGTGAGGATCTGCAACAAGTTAGATCTTACAAAATTCGAGGAGCCTATAATAAGATCTCCAGTTTACCACAGGAACAGCTTGAAAAAGGAGTGATCTGTGCCAGTGCGGGGAATCATGCTCAGGGTGTTGCTTTTGCATGCAATAAGCTGAAAGTTAAAGGAGTAATCTATATGCCTGGCACCACGCCACAACAAAAGGTGGAACAAACTGAAATGTTCGGTGGTGAATGGGTGGAAGTAGTGCTGAAGGGTGATACCTATGATGATTCCTATAAGAGTGCTATGGCTCATATGGCTGAAAAAGGACTTATTTTCATTCATCCTTTCGATGATGAAAAAGTTATTGAAGGTCAGGCGACCATAGCCCTGGAGATCCTTGAGCAAGCAAATGAACCTATAGATTATGTTTTTGCTCCACTTGGCGGCGGCGGACTCCTGGCAGGAATTTCTTCCATGTTCAAGGAACTATCGCCCAATACTAAGATTATTGGCATCGAACCTCAGGGTGCACCATCGATGAAGACCTCTCTGAAAGAAGGTAAAGTAGTCGAACTGGATCATATAGAACGATTTGTAGATGGCGCCTCTGTCCAGAAAGTTGGAACGCGAAATTTTGCTATTTGTAAGGAAAATCTGGATGAAATGATCACAGTGCCGGAAGGAAAGATCTGCCAGACCATCCTTGATCTCTATAACCAGGATGCCATGGTAGTGGAACCTGCCGGAGCCATGGCGATATCAGCCCTGGATCTGTATGCTGAAAAGATCAAGGGTAAGAATGTTGTATGTATCGTTAGTGGCAGTAACAACGATATCATCCGGATGGCCGAAATCAAGGAACGTGCATTACTATATTCCGGATTAAAGCATTATTTCGTAATCGTTTTCCCTCAAAGGGCAGGGGCCTTAAAGGAATTTGTAGCGAAAGTCCTGGGACCAAATGATGATATTACCCATTTTGAATATTCTAAAAAGCATAACAGGTCGAACGGGCCAGCGGTTGTGGGTATTGAGCTGAAGGATCCAGCTGACTTTGAACCCCTGGTAGAGAGAATGAAACAGAAGAATTTTTATGGGGAATATTTGAATAATAATCCAAATTTATTTCAATTTTTGATCTAGAACTGCCTGTACCTTAAAAATTTATATACATTTGTAATATGATTTCGATCAATAAGATAATATTAGTCCGTTTCAATTTCAGGCCCCGCCGCCGCTTCTAGGCAGCACCCCGAAACGACTTTTTATTAATATTATCTTACATCCCAATTTTGAACTACATAAACGGCATAGAATACAAATTAAATATTAGATCATTTTCTGATATTTCCCTTATGCGCCGCCGTTTTCCCCGTCGCACGTAAGTGCGTCTATATATCTATGGAACTTAGGTGAGTCCGGTTCCGCTCTCGAAAACCCAGATCAAAATATAATTTCCAACATAAATCTTTTAGCAGATGAAAATTCTCATTGCTAATAAATCTCACGCTTCCTATGCTGAGATCATTTGTAATACTATCGAAGAATCGGCAAAGGTTCGGGGTACTGGTATTGCGCGCAGAACTCCTGAATATATCATCAATAAGATGGAGAGAGGAAACGCTGTGATCGCTCTCGAAGAGGAAAAGTTTGCCGGTTTCTGTTATATAGAAACCTGGAGCCACGACAAGTATGTGGCCAATTCCGGACTCATTGTCCATCCCGATTTTAGAAATCAGGGACTGGCGAAAGATATCAAAAATGTCATTTTTGATCATTCCCGTAAGAAATATCCGGAAGCTAAAATATTCGGGATCACCACAGGTTTAGCAGTCATGAAGATCAATTATGATCTGGGCTATCAACCGGTCACCTTTTCTGAACTTACCGATGATGAGACATTCTGGAAAGGATGCCAGACCTGTAAGAATTACGATGTACTTACCCGAACAGATCATAAGATGTGTTTGTGTACAGGAATGATGTATGATCCCGAGAAGAAGAAAAATCCTAAGATGGTCGAGAAGCCTAAAAGTAAATTCAACGAAAAGGCATTTCAGCGATTAAAGCATATCAAGCAAACTCTTTTCTATAAGAAGGAAAAGGGTTGAATGCAGATACGAAAACCCGAACTGGATTTGTAAAAGATCCTTCAGTGTAGAATGAAAGTTAAATCGACCTGAATTATTGCTGGTTGAATCATAGAATAATAGTTAGTTATGAAAAAAGTAGTTATAGCATATAGTGGAGGACTGGATACCTCATATTGTGCAAAATATTTATCTGAAGAAGAAGGTTTTGAAGTTCATGCCGTAAGTGTGAATACCGGAGGATTTTCAGAAGAAGAAATAAAAAATATTGATGAAAACGCTAAAAAAATAGGAGCAAGTAGCTTCAAAAATATCGATGCGGTCAACTCTTTTTACGAAAAAGTGGTGAAATATCTCATATTTGGAAATGTTCTAAAGAATGATACCTATCCTTTATCTGTAAGTGCAGAGAGGATCGTACAGGCCATGGAAATCGTGAATTACGCGAAAAAAACAGGTGCTGGATATATCGCCCATGGCAGCACCGGTGCAGGAAACGACCAGGTTCGATTTGATATGATCTTCCAGATCATTGCTCCAGATATACAGATTATAACTCCTATAAGAGATAAACAACTAAGCAGACAGGAAGAGATTGAATACCTTAAAAGTAAAGGGGTCGAGATGAACTGGGATAAAGCAAAGTATTCGGTTAATAAAGGCCTTTGGGGAACCAGTGTTGGAGGAGCAGAAACTTTAACTTCAGAAAAAGCATTGCCGCAAGAGGCTTTCCCTTCTCAATTGGAGGCAAAGCAACCAAAGCAAATTAAGTTATCATTTACACATGGTGAGCTTACTGCTATTGATGGAAATGAAAACAAACCTGTGCAGAATATAGAAATCCTCGAAGGTATCGCCTCAAAATATGCAATTGGGAGAGACATTCATGTAGGTGATACGATCATAGGAATTAAAGGCAGAGTAGGTTTTGAAGCAGCTGCAGCACTTATCACTATTAAAGCGCATCATCTTCTAGAGAAGCATACCCTAAGCAAATGGCAATTACAACATAAAGATTATACCTCGAACTGGTATGGGATGCATCTGCATGAAGGATTATACCTGGATCCTGTAATGAGAGATTTCGAAGCCCAGTTACAGAGTTCTCAATCCAAGGTCACCGGTGATGTTTTTATAAGCCTGAAACCTTACCATTTTACGCTGGATGGGATTAGCTCGCCGAATGACCTTATGAACAGCAGCTTTGGGAATTATGGTGAGGAGAACAAAGCCTGGACA contains:
- the ilvD gene encoding dihydroxy-acid dehydratase, coding for MNTKYSSTITQSDSQPASQAMLHAIGLSREDLKKPFVGIGSTGYEGNPCNMHLNDLAKEVKKGTQQAGINGLIFNTIGVSDGISMGTPGMRFSLPSRDLIADSMETVVSGMSYDGLVTVVGCDKNMPGALMAMLRLNRPSVLVYGGTISSGCHNGKKLDVVSAFEAWGSKVSGEMQEEEYQQVIEKACPGAGACGGMYTANTMASAIEALGMSLPFNSSNPATGPEKVKESVKAGEAMQLLLEKDLKPKDIVSVKSLENAIRLLTVLGGSTNAVLHFLAIAKAAEINFGLKDFERICEETPFLADLKPSGKYLMEDIHRIGGIPAVMKYMLEKGLLHGDCMTVTGKTIAENLQEVEPMPFDQDVIHPVEKPIKATGHIRILYGNLAQEGSVAKITGKEGLKFHGKAKVFNGEYDANEGISSGKVKKGDVVVIRYEGPKGGPGMPEMLKPTSAIMGAGLGKDVALITDGRFSGGTHGFVVGHITPEAQQGGLIGLLKDGDEISINAETNKIEAHLSEEEISERRAVWKAPAFKAKGGVLYKYAKTVASASEGCVTDEF
- the ilvB gene encoding biosynthetic-type acetolactate synthase large subunit, with protein sequence MEVKTASFEKQSTKKSLTVSGAEAVIKCLLEEGVDTIYGYPGGAIMPVYDELYKYQKEIHHVLTRHEQGATHAAQGYARVSGKVGVAVATSGPGATNLVTGIADAQIDSTPMVCITGQVGSHLLGSDAFQETDIVGISTPVTKWNYQITNAEEIPEVMAKAFYIARSGRPGPVLIDITKDAQFASLEFSYKKCSGIRSYQAIPELNLLEVQRAAEVINNAKKPMIVWGQGVILGGAEDLFKQVVEKSGIPAAWTILGLSALPTDHPLNVGMVGMHGNYAPNMLTNECDVLIAIGMRFDDRVTGNLEKYAKQAKIIHFEIDPAEINKNVHADYPVLGDVKESLKALLELLEPYSHKEWHQKFKDMYKTEYEKVIQGNLDINKKDLGMAEVIQEVNIQSKGDAIIVSDVGQHQMAACRYAKFNQSRSNVTSGGLGTMGFALPAAIGAKMARPERDVVAVIGDGGYQMTIQELGTIFQTKVPVKIVLLNNGFLGMVRQWQQMFFDRRYASTTMVNPDFITIAKGYHIKANQVTERSQLVSAVKEMMQSDEAYFLEVKVEQEENVFPMIPTGASVSEILLE
- the ilvN gene encoding acetolactate synthase small subunit, giving the protein MEKQNYTVSIYTENNLGLLSRIAAIFLKRHINIESITASPSEVTEVMRFIIIVKVSEEQIKKIVGQIEKQIEVIKAFYHIDAETIFQETALYKIKSEDFLDDHNIQDFIKETNARIVTVTRQFFVIEKTGKRTEVDQLYEKLKPYGLMQFVRSGTIAVTKNEMPISGILEKFNTTNSLS
- the ilvC gene encoding ketol-acid reductoisomerase, whose amino-acid sequence is MTNYFNSLSKAEKLDQLGTCRFMELDEFSKEADALKDKKIVIVGCGAQGLNQGLNMRDSGLDISYALRESAIREKRQSWKNASENDFTVGTYEELIPDADLVINLTPDKQHTSVIKAIQPHLKQGAVLSYSHGFNIVEEGMKIREDVTVIMVAPKCPGSEVREEYKRGFGVPTLIAVHPENDPKGLGLEWAKAYAYATGGHRAGVLESSFVAEVKSDLMGEQTILCGVLQTGSILTFDKMVSEGLDKNYAAKLIQYGWETITEALKHGGITQMMDRLSDPAKMRAYEISEELKEKMRPLFQKHMDDIISGEFSSRMMRDWAKDDTELHTWRAETENTAFEKTEATSEEITEQEYFDKGVLLVAFVKSGVELAFETMVDAGIIEESAYYESLHETPLIANTIARKKLYEMNRVISDTAEYGCYLFDHAAKPLIKDYVNSLEPEVAGRKFASEDIGVNNEKLSKVNEEIKEHPVEKVGATLRSAMTAMKKIYA
- the ilvA gene encoding threonine ammonia-lyase IlvA, with amino-acid sequence METLLEKDTIYKPSLEAVKEASERISKVVLKTPLAESFTYSKRFDAKVMLKREDLQQVRSYKIRGAYNKISSLPQEQLEKGVICASAGNHAQGVAFACNKLKVKGVIYMPGTTPQQKVEQTEMFGGEWVEVVLKGDTYDDSYKSAMAHMAEKGLIFIHPFDDEKVIEGQATIALEILEQANEPIDYVFAPLGGGGLLAGISSMFKELSPNTKIIGIEPQGAPSMKTSLKEGKVVELDHIERFVDGASVQKVGTRNFAICKENLDEMITVPEGKICQTILDLYNQDAMVVEPAGAMAISALDLYAEKIKGKNVVCIVSGSNNDIIRMAEIKERALLYSGLKHYFVIVFPQRAGALKEFVAKVLGPNDDITHFEYSKKHNRSNGPAVVGIELKDPADFEPLVERMKQKNFYGEYLNNNPNLFQFLI
- a CDS encoding GNAT family N-acetyltransferase: MKILIANKSHASYAEIICNTIEESAKVRGTGIARRTPEYIINKMERGNAVIALEEEKFAGFCYIETWSHDKYVANSGLIVHPDFRNQGLAKDIKNVIFDHSRKKYPEAKIFGITTGLAVMKINYDLGYQPVTFSELTDDETFWKGCQTCKNYDVLTRTDHKMCLCTGMMYDPEKKKNPKMVEKPKSKFNEKAFQRLKHIKQTLFYKKEKG
- the argG gene encoding argininosuccinate synthase; the encoded protein is MKKVVIAYSGGLDTSYCAKYLSEEEGFEVHAVSVNTGGFSEEEIKNIDENAKKIGASSFKNIDAVNSFYEKVVKYLIFGNVLKNDTYPLSVSAERIVQAMEIVNYAKKTGAGYIAHGSTGAGNDQVRFDMIFQIIAPDIQIITPIRDKQLSRQEEIEYLKSKGVEMNWDKAKYSVNKGLWGTSVGGAETLTSEKALPQEAFPSQLEAKQPKQIKLSFTHGELTAIDGNENKPVQNIEILEGIASKYAIGRDIHVGDTIIGIKGRVGFEAAAALITIKAHHLLEKHTLSKWQLQHKDYTSNWYGMHLHEGLYLDPVMRDFEAQLQSSQSKVTGDVFISLKPYHFTLDGISSPNDLMNSSFGNYGEENKAWTAEDAKGFIKILSNSGKIYQHVNQDS